A portion of the Euwallacea similis isolate ESF13 chromosome 8, ESF131.1, whole genome shotgun sequence genome contains these proteins:
- the LOC136410399 gene encoding semaphorin-1A-like encodes MCRPILSLMKIHDFFSVFLIIIYCLSRICQAWLPDTTTIFNGANKISYIKSFKGNSSSYVENFIVLDQDEDTVLLGGRNRIYNLSIFDFSERKSSEIFWPSSEAHGQLCNLKGKNEGECQNYIRLLFKTSHGKLLVCGTNSFKPLCRNYIYKNGQFLVEKEWEGIGVCPYDPNHNSTAIYSNGHLFSATVADFSGGDPLIYREPLRTELSDLKQLNGPSFVSSITHEEYIYFFFRETAVEYMNCGKIIYSRVARVCKHDKGGPHQSRNKWTTFSKARLNCSVPGEYPFYFDEIQSTSKLIEGVYGDKRSKLIYSALTTPNNAIGGSAICVFQMTDIEDVFRGPFKHQETINSNWLPVPDSKVPDPRPGECVRDSRILPDANVNFIKTHPLMENAVPAFHGRPILIRVSLTYRFTAIVVDPQVRTVNDRTYDVIYIGTDDGKVLKVVNIATDQSSKAFVISDNEVFPKGTAVRQLTLAPGYGKIIAVSKGETKLVAINHCKFIATCSECIEIRDPHCAWDQLKNVCVSMDAVTSFRYLVQDVARGNASKCKASTNEKVPRKEYDDTINDNSIDQEEPRSGVDESLKTIDLLEPSYDCSNDINGDVRVSCSQVRKSDFTSGTLWWGIIVAAMMGLFLGFLGGYCVSKKLYLQYPNTPFIEQHNQLDRVNVNPNSMLARPKTVNLDLSVSTDSLQPKKDNLDPAPKNLNIVSEGTLQKIKKTYI; translated from the exons ATGTGTCGTCCCATATTATCACTTATGAAAATCCACGATTTCTTCTCggtatttttgataataatataCTGCCTCTCCCGAATTTGCCAAGCATGGCTTCCAGACACCACAACGATATTCAACGGGGCAAACAAAATCTCGTACATAAAgagttttaaaggaaattctAGTAGCtatgtagaaaattttattgtcttgGATCAAGACGAAGACACGGTACTGCTGGGTGGTCGAAACCGGATTTACAATTTGTCAATATTTGACTTTAGCGAAAGAAAGAGCTCGGAGATCTTTTGGCCATCGTCGGAAGCCCATGGGCAGTTATGCAACTTGAAAGGCAAAAACGAAGGTGAATGCCAGAATTATATCAGATTGCTGTTCAAAACGAGCCATGGGAAGCTTCTGGTTTGCGGGACCAACTCGTTCAAACCTCTATGCAGGAATTATATTTACAAG AACGGGCAGTTCTTGGTGGAGAAGGAGTGGGAAGGCATAGGAGTGTGTCCCTATGATCCAAATCATAACAGCACCGCTATCTACAGCAATGGACACTTATTTTCAGCAACAGTTGCTGATTTTTCTGGAGGAGATCCCCTCATTTACAGAGAGCCTCTTCGCACCGAATTGTCTGACCTCAAGCAACTCAATG GTCCAAGTTTTGTGAGTTCGATAACTCACGAAGAAtacatttactttttcttcCGGGAAACCGCCGTGGAATACATGAACTGTGGAAAG atAATATATTCTCGCGTGGCTCGAGTTTGTAAACACGATAAGGGCGGTCCCCATCAGTCAAGGAACAAATGGACAACGTTCAGTAAAGCTAGACTGAATTGCTCCGTACCTGGCGAATAtccgttttattttgatgaaattc AATCAACGAGCAAACTGATCGAAGGCGTCTATGGGGATAAACGTTCTAAGCTAATCTACAGCGCTCTAACCACGCCCAACAACGCAATTGGAGGTTCTGCCATTTGCGTGTTCCAAATGACCGACATAGAGGACGTTTTCCGGGGTCCATTTAAGCACCAAGAGACCATAAACTCGAATTGGCTCCCGGTACCGGACAGCAAGGTACCCGATCCGAGACCGGGGGAATGCGTGAGGGATAGCAGGATTCTCCCGGATGCCAACGTGAACTTCATCAAAACTCATCCGCTTATGGAGAATGCTGTCCCGGCTTTCCATGGGCGACCTATTTTGATCAGGGTTAGTTTGACCTATAGGTTCACAGCTATTGTTGTTGACCCACAAGTGAGGACCGTCAACGACAGAACTTATGATGTTATTTACATTGGAACAG atgatgGAAAAGTTCTGAAAGTGGTCAATATTGCTACTGACCAGTCATCAAAAGCTTTTGTAATATCTGACAATGAAGTCTTTCCCAAGGGAACCGCCGTACGACAACTAACCCTAGCCCCAGGTTACGGCAAAATAATTGCCGTTAGCAAAGGCGAGACCAAATTGGTTGCTATCAATCATTGCAAATTCATTGCTACCTGCAG tgaATGCATTGAAATCCGAGATCCTCACTGCGCGTGGGATCAGCTGAAGAACGTCTGCGTCAGCATGGATGCTGTAACCTCTTTCAGGTACCTCGTGCAAGACGTAGCTCGGGGAAATGCATCCAAATGCAAAGCATCAACGAATGAGAAAGTGCCACGTAAAGAATACGATGACACCATTAACGACAACTCCATAGATCAGGAAGAGCCGAGATCTGGCGTGGATGAGTCATTAAAGACGATCGACCTGTTGGAACCGTCATACGACTGTAGCAATGACATTAATGGCGATGTACGAGTTAGTTGCTCTCAAGTTAGAAAAAGTGACTTTACGTCCGGGACTCTGTGGTGGGGCATCATAGTTGCAGCCATGATGGGACTGTTCTTAGGCTTCTTGGGGGGGTATTGTGTATCGAAGAAGTTGTATTTGCAGTATCCCAATACGCCTTTTATCGAACAGCATAACCAGCTAGACAG agTAAACGTAAACCCCAACAGCATGTTAGCTAGACCAAAGACAGTCAATTTAGACTTGAGTGTTTCCACGGACAGCCTCCAGCCAAAGAAGGACAATTTGGACCCTGCTCCCAAGAACTTAAATATCGTCAGCGAAGGCACCCTCCAAAAGAtcaaaaaaacttacatttag